The following is a genomic window from Dermatophilaceae bacterium Soc4.6.
CGCGGACCCCGTTGGAGCGAGAGGAGGAGGGGTCGAGGGGCCGAAACGACAGGAACCTGTAAGCCGTTCTCCACCGCGTCGAGTGGGCGCGGACCGGCCGACGGCCGTAGTTTGGGCCCATGGTCATCGACGTCGTCCCTCCCACCCCCACGCCCATGGGGCCCGTGGCCCGCCTCGTCGACGGCGGCGACATGGACTGCGGCAGCGGTCTGCTCCTGCTGATCACCCGCGCGATGCGCCGGCTCGAGCACGGGCAGCTGCTCGGCGTGCGCAGCCAGGAGCGCTCGGTCGCCGTCGACCTGCCGGTGTGGGCCGAGCTGGTGGGCCACGACGTGGTGCAGGAGCACGTCGAGAGCGAGGGGGGCCCCTGGTGGTTCGGCGTGCGCAAGGTGGTCGACTCTACGCGCGACACCGCGTTCACCCTCGGTGACCGCACGCCTGTCGGCCAGCGGCTGTGGGCCTACACCAACTTCGACTGCAACCTCGCCTGCGGCTACTGCTGCGCCCAGTCCTCACCCAAGGCGCCCTCGCGCCGACTGACGCCCGAGGTCGCCCGCGAGGCCTTCGCGCAGTTCCGGGCCATGGGCGGCCGCGAGCTGCTCCTTACCGGGGGTGAGCCCTTCATGCACCCCGAGCTCGGTGAGCTGGTTTCGGCTGCCGAGGGCCTCGACCGCACGATCCTGACCAACGCCATGGTCTTCTCTCGGGGCACCCGCCGCCAGGTGCTCGAGGGGCTCGACCGCACTGTGGCCCTGCAGGTCAGCCTCGACTCGGCCACCGCAGAGGTGCACGACCGGCAGCGGGGCAGGGGGTCGTGGGCCAAGGCGATGACCGGCATCGGCGAGGCGCGGGCCCTCGGCTTCCGGGTGCGGGTCGCGGCCACGCTGTACGACGAGGACCCGGGCGCGGTGCAGGCGCTCCACACCCGCCTCGACACCGAGGGCATCGCCCGCGAGGACCGGGTCATCCGCCCGGTGGCTCAGGAGGGTTTCGCCGACACCGGGGTGCACGTCTCGCTCGACACCCTCGAGCCCGAGCCCACCATCACCGTCGACGGGGCCTGGTGGCACCCGGTTGCGGTGACCAACCCGCACCTGCGGATCGCCGACAGCCCGCTGCCCATCGACGAGGTCTTCGCGGTCGTCAACGACACGATGGCGGTGCAGGACGCCGCGACCCGCTCCGGGCGCGAGGTGTTCCGCTGCGCCTGATCGTCACCCCCCAAGCCCACCTCGACCGCGTCCTCCACGACCGTCCCCCTCTGCCCGCCCAGGAGCACCTCGTGACCACCATCGACCGCCGCAGCCTGCTGCTCGGCGCCGGCTCTCTCTCCCTGCTCGCCGCCTGCGGCACCTCGAGCACCACGTCGTCCGGATCGGCATCCGGGGCCGGGGCCGGGCTCCCCCTGTCGGCCATCCCCGACAGCAAACCCGAGAAGCTCAACCGGCTCTACCCCGCGCTCGCCTCCCGACTCACGGCAGCGACCGGGCTGCCGATGTCGTACGAGCCGCTCACCGACTACCCTGCCGTCGTGCGCGCCTTCGCCGTCGGTGACATCGCGCTGGCCTGGATGGGGGGCCTCACCGGCGTCCAGGCCCGCACCCGGGTGCCGGGCGCGATGGCCATCGCGCAGCGCGACATCGACGCCGACTTCCACAGCCTGTTCATCGCCAACACCGCGTCGGGACTGAAGGCCTTCACTGACGTCAGCGGGCTGAAGAGCCTCGCCGGCCACTCCCTCACCTTCGGCAGCGAGACCTCCACCTCCGGTCGCCTCATGCCGCAGTACTTTATCCAGCAGGCGGGGCTTGAGCTGTCTGCCCTCAAGGGCAAGCCGGGCTTCTCTGGGTCGCACGACGCCACCATCGAGGCGGTGGCCTCGGGCAGCTTCGAGGTCGGCGCCGTCAATGAGCAGGTGTGGACCGCCACCCAGAAGGCCGGCAAGGTCGACCTGTCCGCGGTCACCGCGCTCTTCCGCACGCCCGGCTTCGTCGACTACCACTGGCTGATCCGGCCCGACGTCGACCAGAAGTACGGCGCGGGCACCACGAAGAAGATCACCGACGCGCTGCTCGGGCTCACCCCGACGAAGCCGGACGACGCCGTCGTCCTCGACCTCTTCGGAGCCAAGAAGTTCATCACGACCCAGAACTCCAACTACGACAAGCTCGCCTCGGTCGCGAAGGGGCTGGGACTACTCACGTGAGCGAGGGCGACCCGGTCATCCGGCTGCGGGGGGTCGAGCGGCGCTTCGGTGACCGTGCGGCCCTGACCGGCGTCGACCTCACCGTGCAGCGGGGTGAGCGGGTCGCGCTCCTGGGTTCGAGCGGGGCCGGCAAGAGCACCCTGCTGGCCCTGCTCAACGGGACGCTGTCGCCGACCTCCGGGTCGGTGGAGGTGCTCGGTGGCGACCTCTCCCTCCTCTCCGTGGGCGCCCTGCGCCGTCTCCAGCGACGGATCGGCACGATCAGCCAGCGCCTCGATCTCGTGGAGCAGGTGCGCGTGCTACACAACGTCAACGCGGGGCGCCTGGGCCGGTGGAGCACCCTCAGGGCGCTCACCGCCCTGGTCCTGTCCCGGTCCGACGCGGTCGTCGACTCGGCGCTCGAGCGGGTCGGTCTGGAGTGGGCCGTGCACGAGCGCACCGAACGACTGTCGGGCGGGGAGCGCCAGCGCGTGGCGATCGCCCGCCTGCTCGTGCAGGAGCCCGAGGTGGTGCTGGCCGACGAGCCCGTCTCGAGCCTCGACCCCTCCCGGGCGTCCGAGGTGCTCCGGCTGCTGGGGGCCGCCTCGGCCGACGGCACACTCGTCGTCAGCCTGCACCAGCCTGACCTGGCCCGACGGCACTGCACGAGGGTCGTCGGCCTGCAACAGGGCCGGGTGGTCGTCGACCTCCCGGTCGATGCGCTGACGCAGTCCGACCTCGACGCGCTGTACGCCCTGCGGTGAGTCTCACCCTGCACGAGACCCCCGGCCCGGGCGGGAGCCCGCCCGAGGCGGCGGCTCCTGCGCGGCCGCGCACGTCGCGGCGCACGGTCGGTCTACGACGGCTGGCCGGCACCGCCCTCGTCGTGGTCCCCGTCGTCTGGGCGCTCGTCCGGGCCCTGGCCCCCGGGGTGGCCGTGGTCAACCCCGGCGGCCTGCCGGTGCTGAGGCGCCTGCTGTCCGCCGTCGCCCACCCGGCGCTGTCCGCCGGCTTCCTGCGCGTGGTCGTGGGCGCGGCGGGCACGACGCTCGTCTTCGCCGCGCTCGGCACCGCCGCTGCGCTCGTCCTCGGCGCGGCGGGCGCGCTGGTGCTCAGCGACGCGACCTGGCGCCACCGGCCGGGTCCGGCGGTGCGGGC
Proteins encoded in this region:
- a CDS encoding radical SAM protein, which encodes MVIDVVPPTPTPMGPVARLVDGGDMDCGSGLLLLITRAMRRLEHGQLLGVRSQERSVAVDLPVWAELVGHDVVQEHVESEGGPWWFGVRKVVDSTRDTAFTLGDRTPVGQRLWAYTNFDCNLACGYCCAQSSPKAPSRRLTPEVAREAFAQFRAMGGRELLLTGGEPFMHPELGELVSAAEGLDRTILTNAMVFSRGTRRQVLEGLDRTVALQVSLDSATAEVHDRQRGRGSWAKAMTGIGEARALGFRVRVAATLYDEDPGAVQALHTRLDTEGIAREDRVIRPVAQEGFADTGVHVSLDTLEPEPTITVDGAWWHPVAVTNPHLRIADSPLPIDEVFAVVNDTMAVQDAATRSGREVFRCA
- a CDS encoding putative selenate ABC transporter substrate-binding protein — its product is MTTIDRRSLLLGAGSLSLLAACGTSSTTSSGSASGAGAGLPLSAIPDSKPEKLNRLYPALASRLTAATGLPMSYEPLTDYPAVVRAFAVGDIALAWMGGLTGVQARTRVPGAMAIAQRDIDADFHSLFIANTASGLKAFTDVSGLKSLAGHSLTFGSETSTSGRLMPQYFIQQAGLELSALKGKPGFSGSHDATIEAVASGSFEVGAVNEQVWTATQKAGKVDLSAVTALFRTPGFVDYHWLIRPDVDQKYGAGTTKKITDALLGLTPTKPDDAVVLDLFGAKKFITTQNSNYDKLASVAKGLGLLT
- a CDS encoding ATP-binding cassette domain-containing protein; translation: MSEGDPVIRLRGVERRFGDRAALTGVDLTVQRGERVALLGSSGAGKSTLLALLNGTLSPTSGSVEVLGGDLSLLSVGALRRLQRRIGTISQRLDLVEQVRVLHNVNAGRLGRWSTLRALTALVLSRSDAVVDSALERVGLEWAVHERTERLSGGERQRVAIARLLVQEPEVVLADEPVSSLDPSRASEVLRLLGAASADGTLVVSLHQPDLARRHCTRVVGLQQGRVVVDLPVDALTQSDLDALYALR